The Solanum dulcamara chromosome 2, daSolDulc1.2, whole genome shotgun sequence region GGCAAGAAAGTGAATTTCTTTTTCCGTTTGACGTGTAGAAAGCTAATGTTTTCTTCCTTCTACATTTCTGCTTCCTAAATGCAGCTTTTGATAAATTGTGCCTTCTTTGTGTCCTTGCTGCATCTTCTCTATGCCATTTTTCTTACTAAATTTGGCATGAAAGCTAATTTAAGACTGCCAAGGTGGTTAGCCGTAGCAATTTAAACAGGCTAAAAAGAGCAATCTCATTCAAGACGCGATAAATATGGGACTTTGCGCAGGTACTACACCACGGCGATGGTTAATACAAGGTTATTTTGATCATCATTTATTCAAGACTGTCGATTTGAATCGCCATCAACTTCATCTATCAAAGCAATATAAAGTCAGCAACAAAATTTAGTTGTCCAGTTTACTTGTACATGTATTTGTAATGCATATTGGCCAGTATCCTAATGCACTGAAAACTCCATCTGATCTGATGGGAGATAGTAATATTTTTGTGTCTATACTTGTTTCAATATTGATGTGGACCTGATTATTGACTTGAGGAAAAATTGGATATAAAGGAAATTTCAAAACCCTCCTTCGTAGTTTACGATATTAAGGTTATCTAACTTTATAATGAtttcagttttttttaaaaagcaacTAATCAAAGAAATAGAGAGGGGAGAAGAAGGGAGATATATACTCCTTCCAAGTATCAACAAATCTAAATCAATTCAAATACAATAACCAGCAATTCTTCAAGACAGAGAGATAAATGTTGTCAAAACATGACACCATTAGTAAGGTCAACTCATCCAAAAATCCTAGACAAACATCTTAGTCAACTAAAATCGAAACggaaaattcaaaaagaaattcGTTTAAGCTATTTGAAAATGAAGGCCAGTTCAAACAATAATGCTCTCAGCCCGTGAAAAGTCAGAGAGGCACTCGTTGAACCCCAAACGTCCTGGTTCAGGAATCGACTTGGTAAGGAAAGTCGAACTTCAATCACAGGTAGTTCCCAGGTTGAAAGCTAGAAACAAGAACATCAAGAAAATCACAACTGTGTCATACACTCATTGAAGGAAAATATACCCTCGAGTTCATCAAGAACGAGAAAAAATGTTAAAGGTGTACCAAAAATTAGAGCATAAAATGGCTCAAGCTTCTTTCCTTGTTATCctgtcattcaaaagtgagaAGAATTAGGAATCAATTGTTTACAGTATGTAAGTATATCAGCATGAGCCAGAAATGGATAACTAGTGAATAAGGCGTTCAATACATTGTTGACATGAAACGTTTCATATGCTCGATAAAGTAGAGAGATGAGAATCTTCATATTTACTCTACACCAGAAATGTTAATAAAGGAAGCTGGATACTGAAATGGTTCTTGGATCTTTGTAACAAACTTCAAGGTTGATTTTGGTTTTAGTGGTAGACTGGGAACTCTCTACTCTAGATATTGCACTGAAATCAAATAATATATAGTTGGGCGCGGGGTACAATAAGAATCAAGAACAATAATTCTCACCTGAAACAGTATATCCCGAGAGCTGATGTGATTTCATGAACAACAGATGTGGCAAAATGCAGATAGAGTGATACTGAAAAAGATGggaagaaataataataatcagcCAATAATTgataagagtttttttttttaaaaaaaccaagATAAAGACACTTGATCGGAGATTTCTTGATCAAAAGTAGAACATGGAGCAGACAGTATTAAATCATCAGCTCTAATGATTGGCTGATCTATCAATTTGTTCTTCTCTTCCTTGATCGACAAAAAAGCATGTTTGCAGATCCAGCTAAACTTATAACTTCTCCAAATATAGCTCAACGAAACAGCATATCATTTCCATCTGAATCGCTAAAGCAGATGTAATACCTGAGAATGCAGTGTAAGCGAGAAGAACCCAGAACTCATCAACCATAGGAACTCTGCAAAGAAGAGATTCTCATGAGCTTACAGAAATACAAGAATTCCCAGAAaagaatattaccttgaacgaATGAGACTGGTTTCAACTTACCCATCATTAAGTCTGGCAGTGAGCGCATTTGCAACGGCAAAAGGTAGACAAAGCAGAGACTGCAAACATAAAGTTACATTTCAAAAGCACTGAAACCGCACTACTCAAAGCATCATCTATTTACTTGTCTTCTTCTTTCAATAAATTGTACTCTACCATACCATCTCATTCAATATTCAATGGAGAGATTATCCACAACAATGGAACAACACAGATTCTCTGTCAAGACTAACTCGGAGGATCCAGTTCTCCAACTGATACATTTAAGTGTGTCAATTGAAGAAATATAGATGGTTTTACACGTTTTTTTCAGAATGCTCTGAGGCAGCTGAAATTTTTGCCTGTGTATTACTCCACACAAAGCATTGAAGCTTCATTGTTTCTCAAAAGAGCGCATTTAACTCTCCCACTGATGGAATTAATTAGATTTTACGTAAAATCTCCAAGTTTCCAGGTGACCATCACAATCAATTGGTTAGTCCCACAACTAAACTTGAACTGCATATAAGCCCTCCAGAGCACCTTCAACATCACCTATCAACTCATCCCCCAAGGACCTCACATCACTTCTGCCCCTAACTATTCGGCTAATATCACTGCTGCTCCTAATCATTGACTACAAATTGGGATGAAAGCTTTCCAGAGCTGAGATTAAGGTGATGGGAGGCATGTTGTTAGGGGTTGAGAGTTGAATGCAGAAAGTGCATGAATGCAAGCTCACAAggtctgatttttttttttggtttctttttgtttttcagGAGAACGAGAGGGCGAGAGCAGCTTAGGTATTTCAAAGACCAAAAGGTTGATGTAACCGAGCAAAACTTAAAACCTGATGTAACAGAATGCAAGACTTCAATGAGGATTGCACCTACACAGCACATGGGACTCGGTAGACCCAATTGCCAAATCCTTGACAAAGCCCATTGGAATAACTTCCAATGGACTATCGATGATTCATTACTTGAAGGAGCCACCAGAATGTGTGTGATGGGGGCCAAAATATCTGTTTTTTTGCATGGCAAAATACATCTTCTCTTTGATAAAGAATAGGAGTTATTAATCGAGGATATATATGTCAGAGTCGATGGCTGAAATCGTAATTCATAGATATCAActtaaagaaaagaaggattAGTTTAAACCAGATAACTTCTAGACAGTTGGCCAATCTAAAGACcgtataaaattaatttagcaCATCAGAAAAAGCAGCATACCATGCACATATTTGTTTTCAGACCCTTGGGTTCATCACACAGGTGAGCCAAAATCATCCTTCCCTGAAGAAAAAAACCTTACTTAGAAAAAATTTAAGATGAACTTCAAATAGATTTTGAGCATGGCATTGGTTTAAGTAGCAAGAGATGAGAGTCAACAATGCCGCTAAAGATATGCAACTACTCATTTGTGCATGTATCTTCAGGAAGCAACTCATATTCAATAATTGAGATGACAAAACATCTAAGAGAGCAGAAAATGTCGGTATACAGAAATTATCAGTTTTCTGGATATCTCATTTTAGAATAGGTTGCACAGCAAGAAAatgtaaaaatgcataaaaccaaggGCAAGAAAGAGATCAATTACCACAAGAAATCCGAATGCAAGCCCAGTTCCAACTACCACAAGATGAGGATAGTTCTTCATTAAATCAGATGGAGATAAATAGTCCCTGCATAACAGCCAATATTAAATACCATGATATGGTCCCAAAAATAATTAGTATTCTGAAAGTGAGAAATACCACAGAAGTACTCCTCCCAGTAGCACAACAAATGGGTAAAGCTGTCAACAAGAGAAGAGAAATTTTTCAAAGATGACTATAATCACCAAATCACATATTATAATCTAAGAAAAGCATTTACCATGGCCAGTGCCCGCGGCATACTTCCTTTTGTTGCCTGAACAACCTTATGAACATTGTTAATACTGCCAAAAAGAATTGACGTTATACTCTTCAACTGGTCTTAAATGTTACAGCAGACTAAAGTACTATAATAGCTAAAATCCAGAATCTTTAGATGATGAATATGGAAGAAGTAGTCGATGCTTTCACCAGAAAGGTGAAACGGCGCAGAATAAAGTTTAACAATCCAAAGAGATGCAATACTACAGTGCTAATGATGGACATAGCCAAGATCTGTAAAAATGATGGATGTTGCCTATTGCTAATAAGCCATTTACCATGATCTGATAAAGAAAACACGTCTATTTCAAGCCCATTATCAGAAAAAATTATGGGAGAAAAAGGAAGAGATCCatcgaaaaatgaaaaattactcACTTGCAATAGACTGTTGGAATAACAGCAAAAGCTACCATCAGCAACAAAACGGCTCTATCGGTCAGAATTTCTGAAGTCAGAGGATAATaggaataagaataataagaaaCAGTAAAATCAACTTTGGAACTGACAGGAAACATAGTCAATATCCATAAATAATATGTATAGATAGGCTCATGGAAGCAACAATCATCTGAAAGCAGGTATAGAGGCACAGAGCTCACAAAGTTAATATAAACTATATAACTACACAAAAATCATATCAGATAAAGTACCTTCTATCAATACTCAGCACTTCATTAtacatagagagagagagagacagagAGAGGGTTGGGGAGAAACTTAAAAGCTGAAAAACAAAAGGACACTTTATGTAAGCCTCACCGTTTAGAAAAGGAACCCAACTCACGAGTGGCATAGACTTCCCAAACGGTTGAGCCCACCACTCAGACCCTGAATCATGAAGTGTCAAGCTGTTAATAAAGAAAACTGGTAGAATGTGCCCTAAACAATAGGCTGGGGTAGCCAGGAATGAGGAAGGACATCAGAAGGGATGTCCTATTGGGAAGTTTCACATGTATCTCAAAAGGAGGTGGGGCGAGAAAGAAAAACTAAGCTTACCCACAAGAGCTGTAAAGAAATGGCTGAGATATATCAACATGAGACCCTCTGTCGGTCCATTTACTACCGGAAGAACTAGTGTGTTGGTGAAATAGCTGCAAAAGGGAGCAAAATCCAAAAACAAGATTTAATCAAGATACTTAAAAATCTCATAAAAACTAGGATGAAACATTGATCCAGATATCTATCTCATAAAGGTTTTTTCCCCTGATAACCAAGAGATCAGTTGTTTCCGGCTTTGAAACTCGGGAGCAAATGGGCCCCCCCTCTACCCTTATACACTTAAATACAAGACTTGATTGACCAGCTAGCATTCGAACTTGTGATGTGCACCTCGCCACCAACAACATATCTCGTGTTGTATTACCTTCGCCATTGCACCAAAATCCCAGGGCAATTCTCTCCTATATAGTTTAATCAAATTATCTTCTAAATCCATGTATCTTGTAGAAGTGTTGAATTCATTACTATTCAAATAGCTATGGCAACTGGTGCACGGCATTTGATTTATATTTCCTCTTACTAATCCGCCCTTCTAATATTCTAAGCCAAGATATCCAAAAACTAAATATACTGAAGAGTTGCATCGAAACACCTACCTTTCCCAAGTAGCAAAGTAGAAAGGAACAGCGGATATAACCCAGAACCAGAAAGCATCCCGTCCACACATAGCAGAGCTCCCAAAAGCCAAGGCTTCGAACTGTTCATATTAAACACAAAATCTGTAAGTCACAAGTCTTTCTAgggaaagaaaaaggaatattagAAAACAGTACATACTGCACATGCAAGCGCATCACATCCTGCAAATTGTGAAAGCCAAGACATCTGATTAGAATCATAGCAAGAAATTTAATCAGAATCACAGCAGTTCTCACACACGCAACTTAGAGAgagaataacataaaaatatataaatgaaaaaGGAGAGGAACAATCACCATGATCGAAAAGCTCTCCTAGTGGACTAGAGGAATTTGTTCGTCTTGCTTGTTTACCATCAACAGCATCAAAGGTCTACATCCATTAAGAATCCAACCAAACAATACAATCAAAAACGAACTCCAACAGAAGAAAAAACCAATAGATCTCATTACTAAAGCCATTCCAAAAAAAGATTATGAAATGTAAAGTTTTATGAAATAGCTTTTACTAACAAAGGGCAGCACTAAAGATGAATCTAAAGTCAGAGATAACAATATTTTGGTCCATCCAACAGTTCCCCAATACTACGCACAAACTTAGTGGTAAGTTGCTCCGACATGAGCTCAATGCTGCATAGTTCAAAGGCCatactatatgcaaaaataatgGAAACCTAACTAATAAACTGAACAGTTACATCTGTAAGTTTTATCTTCTGCCACCATCTCAGTAACAAGTGAATAGATTGACCTTGAACCAAAAACACTTAATAACTCTTGCTACAGAACAAGCTCGCATCTTATCTTTGTAACCTTTTCTCCATAAAAAATTTCTCAAGCCAAACTCAAAGGACAACTCCCCTATGTGAACCCTGTTTCCAGTGAAATTCCAGTCGTCCGAAATGATATAATCTATCAGTTAGAAATCTGTGGATATTCATTTGAAAGTTTGCCTCTTGTAATTACTGTTCCATTTTTAGAATTTAATGTAATCTCAGTTCAATTTTATCATTTCCCTATAAACTTTTTACACTACAGAATGGAGTTAATATAATAAGGTTCATGTTTTCCCCGAGTTGAACAAATTAATTCAATCCTGAACATACTTACGAGGCCTAAACTTATTAGAGTTCTTTCGCAGATGTGAATTAGGGATTGGGACTTTCAAGATCTCAGATTTTTTAAGACAGTAGCACAAAGGAGGCTGACAAAACAAAAGATCACAGAGTGCAGACTTAATTTCTATTTTACACATTAATTGCAAGAAAAATACTTACATTCTGACGAGAACTAAACACAATGGGACAGGCCATTGTGGTCATCAGAATTCATCTGCAAAGATCTACGTTGAATTCTTATACCTAATTTTCAGGCTCATGATGATAGAACTGCTTAGTAGTTACATCAAGAGCATTGACtcttttattttcaatatttaccTAGGTATGCTGTCTAAATATTCAAAGAATAGGGTATAGAGAACAATCACTGCATCAAAAGCGATTACTCTCATCAGTGCATCAAAAGCGAATACTCTCATCAGTGCATCAAAGTCGAATACTCTTAGGGACCTCTAACAAATACAAACCACACACGATGACAGTTATGCAGAGAAACCATATGGCTCAACTCCAAAGTTTCCCTTTTTTGCGTGTGTGATTAAAGGTAAAATTCCTATGTTACATGGATCCTTCTTTACCTTGTTGTAACTATGTCGAATGAGTGTGAAATGGGTAAGCTACGATTCTTCAAAATAACAGGAAAATTAACATAAAAATGTTATAACCATGTCAAATAATTCAACATACCAATATAGGATAAATGTGCATTCCAAAGTCATGTAACATAGTCAAAATCACATGACATACAGATTAAAATTGTCCCTCAAATGCAAGTACAAATAACCAATAGAAAAGTACACTCATAAGAGAGCATTCTATATGTGGTAATGAAACAAGTGATCCCCAGATACAAGTTTATCTAAAGTGTCACTTCTAGACCAACACAGGATGTGGTAATTGGATCATGCACATGCTAAGGAAAAAATAAGGGAAAACTAAAAGATTGAATCATGCCCTCAGAAACTTACTTCTTGTAGCCTATGTTTCCCACCCGTCCAAAGTCAAAAATGTTGAAGAGTACATCTAGTGACGCCTGTTATCCTCTATGTTCACCAATTTAAAATACACTAAACACAGTTCCATGTATAAATTAAACTGTAACGACCCGTTAGGTCGTTTTGAGCACTAAAACTATTTTGACTATTCCCCTAAAATCTTCAATGAAAATTTGAGCTATCCGTTtaactatggttatttagttgaagggtattattttaaataattaatttatgtggtgatttaaatttttataatttatttcttaTGGAAGacaatagtttttttaaaaattaaaaaaatgggtCATACCCACTACTCCTTAAAGTCCATATATATAGGTTAGATAAAATAGGAGTAGTTACTTTATAACCTATACTTGAgggaaaaaaatacaaagacCAAAACGGCTAGCTGCAGAGCGTGGATCAGAGAATTTTTCTTGGTGTGCTTCAGGTAAGAATCTGTAtatacttttttatatataagaaCAAAGGACATTATTGTTCAGATGTAGGGTGGAagattgaaaaaagaaaaggaataaaagaaagaaaatagtgGTCATTCTGGTGTtcgaaagaagaaaaaagggaaaattgaAGGGAAATTTGCTGCCATCACGTGGGTAGTATACTTGGGAATTGGGGGTAGTATATTATGGATAACTATGGCAATCATTGGGCAATGATTATGGCCAATTTTGGGTGGATCTTTGTATAAGATGGAAGCATTTACTTTTAAGTTACTCCTGAAATTTGTTTTCGTAGTGCACACTGGTTTTGTAACCAGTTAGTTCCGccctaaattattttcttttaagtaTCATATTACGATTCAAGTTTTGACATATTGATTTATGTAATTAAATagtaggtgtattgtattatataaatattattagaatcatgttgtttggAGAATTgggacttaaccctaggcttgaaatttagTAAACATGGGACTTGGTAtattaattggcatcaagattaggaacttgattatagattttgaTGATCGTTTGGGGTCTAGGCTAGATGTgtagtaatatgggtgtttaTAGATTCATTTACTTATGAATAATGCATATTTGGTAGATTGGGAACGTTCTGAAGCTTTGCGAAAAGGAAAGGCAAAATCTTGAGAATTTGTGACACGTGTTCGGCATTCGAGGTATGTTAAGACTTTCAGACTTCGTAGAAGGATGttttttctaattaaagattaaaaattgaaataataacGGGTAAGGGCGAAAGATGGGGGTCTCATGCCAATGGTGTAACGGACATTGGTACGAATACCGGTGTTATAAAGGGAAAGTTTATTACTATAGAATGAAGAATTGTAATTCGAGAATGCCAAAGTATATGGGCATTAGCTGATGTATTATTTATTTGGCACCTTTCGTATGATAGTTGAGGTGATTATATGTCAGAATGATATTCGATTTATTGAGATGCATCATCATCCCCTATGTTGTTGAAATTATATTGTGCACATGCATTGACATGGGATTGAGTATGAATAAAGGTCTGACACATGAAAATCGTTCGTGAGAGAGCATTTTATGGTTATAAGTTGGGCACGTGGAGATCGTCCGTGCTGGGGATGGTTTGATTTTATGATAGTGCGTTGAAATCGTCTGCAAAGACACGTGGATATCGTCCGTGTCGGTATATGGACCTCGTGAGTCCCCCATGGGTCACAAACTCTCGAAGTATATTCCtataagtattgtgtatatacgGTTGTGAGAATACTTGGTATTTGAGGCATATCATCTCATGGGGTTGCATTGCATCtcattatcttcttcatttttacttgattatgtgttaaatattttgtgataTTTGATTACCCCTATTTTGGTGAGACTTGACTGATAAGTATAATGTAGAATTATAAGATTTGAGAATGAATTTTATATATACTCTTGTCACTACTTCTTCGTTGTCGGTCAATGAGACATATTGAGTACACGTAGAttcgtactcatactacacttgttGCACTCTTTTGTGGTGCAGATTCGATTCCGAATACGAGCGCATCTCATAAAGCCTTTTGATTCCGAGCTTCGGTTaccttggagttgtggtgaGCTGCTTGGTTGTTCCGCGACCCACACCTCCCTCTATCTCTTATTTATTCTATTGTTTTAGTATTCAGACAGGATATTTATTACGTCTAGGCTGGTCAGTTTAGTTTCATATTTGCATCCTagtttagaagctcttgtattTATGACACCAAATCTTTGGTGATATTTTTAGCTTTCCACATTTCATACTTATGAAAGACTTAACATATGGATATCCTGTTTGTCGCTTATTCTTtactttatatatttaattaaattgataaATTGTTTGGGTTGGCTCACCTATCGGTTGGGAACATAGGTTCCATCACGACTTctgaaattgggtcgtgaccattcttttaaataattaatttaaacgGATAGCTCAAATTGTCATTTAAGATTTTAGGGGAAGAGTCAACATAGTTTTAGTGCTCAAAAcaacctaacgggtcattaggTCAACATGAAACTCAAAAAGTGCATACCTGGTTAAAATAATCATGACCGTGACACACATATCAACTATCAAAACATTACTGCtacaagaaaaaattgagaagaTTAGGATGGTGGCTAAGACAGCAAACCTGATAAAGGAAGAGAAGCAATCCATGCGCAAAATTAACCCATCTTGGAGGAGGTGAATCCAACAGTGGAGAATAAATCTGGGGAGAAAAATTATCCAGTAAGAGAAGTAGAATATGCAatcaaaaaactttaaaaaagtaaaaccaCAAACTTTTAAATGTTGCACTGTCACGGATGTGCCTGTGGATTATCCTGTGAGCACAATTAGAATCCCGACATATTTAGTGACAGAGAGTCTATTATGCAGTTAAAGAAAGGGGTGGAGGAGGCAAGTAAGTTCCTTCCTATGGGCAGTAGCTTGCTTGCTGATGTGAGGTATAATGTAGTGAGAAAGGAGCAgtaagaagagagaagagatgCAGTAGTAAAGGTTGAGAAGTATGGGGAAACACAACCTCCTGAAAGGTCGAGAGGGAAGAACAACACCCTTCATGAAGCTATAGTAGATTCAACAAAAGGGAGAAACAACAAGCAGTCTGCACTGTTTCTGAATCAACTGCTCAATCAGAAATGTTTGATAGGGTGCTGCTATCCAGTGCAGGGAAAAATGAAACTGCTCTTCGGGAAATCTTGCAGGCTATATCAAGGCAAAATGCATTAGAGAATGGCCCTTCTAAGGGTTCTAATGGTAAGAAGTTACAAGGAAAGAAAAAACGGGGTAAAAGAGATGTAGTAGGATCTCCCAAGCTTTGTATAACTGGGATGATTTTCCACAACCTAGTTTCCGACCAGCAGAAAGGGTTTAGGAAACAGGGAGGCGGTTAGCTAATTATGCTGAGAGCTTCAAAGTTCCTTTTGAGTTCAATGCTATAGCGCAAAAGTGGGAAACAGTTAAACTCGAGGATCTTAAGATCAATAAGCCTTGATGAGACTGTGGTGGTGAATAATCCAAGAGATGTTTCTCTGAATCTTATCAGAAGGTATAATCCAGATGTTTTCATACAGGAGACTGTAAATGGTGCTAATAATGCCCTATTATTTATCTCACAATTCTGCGAGGCTCTTTTTCACTACTCATCCTTGTTTGATATGCTTGAAGCTATTATTCCCCCAGAAGTGCACGAGAGAATGCTGGTTCAAAAGAATATACTTGGTCGGGAGGCGATGAATGTCATCGCGTGCGAAGGTGCTGAGAGAATGAAAAGCCAGAAACATACAAGCGGTGGCAAGTATGAATTATAAAGGCTCGTTTTCGGCAGCTTCCTTTGTATGAGGAGATCATGAGAATGACAACAGAACGATTCAAGGTGGGACAGACTCATGAGTTATATCATCAGGAAAGCTAGAAAAAAGCTTTCTGCAATAATATATAAGGATGCAGCACGTATAACAAATTGAATAACACCATTTCCTAATCCTTGTCAACATTGTTAATCCATTCCTCTTTTAGAGtaaaaagagaaggaaaaaaaagactaGTGTCCGAGGAGCATATCCAGTGGAAAGGCATGATCTGCTGACAATCCAACTCACCTCCATATCATAAATTTTAGATACTAAAATCTAAATCCTTTGGAAGCCTATACTCATGTATTATGACATATTGACTAGTAATTAGGAAATTCAGCATCAATCTTTAATTCTGATCTAACTGTATAAAACTTCACACGCTTTCTAATCAAGACACAAAGATACAGTCTGTTTTACTGGACCTAAAGCAAACTTTCAGCAGCTATTCTGTAGCAGCAGATATAAACTGAAAATTCAAAACAATAAGCAGGAAAAACCAAAGCAGAGGCCGAAGAAAATATCCCCTTCCCCTAG contains the following coding sequences:
- the LOC129880021 gene encoding choline/ethanolaminephosphotransferase 1 isoform X1; this encodes MLYLFFCFRSQLTIFLFGVHVLYMFPRPNMITLTGFLFLVTSALLGYIYSPLLDSPPPRWVNFAHGLLLFLYQTFDAVDGKQARRTNSSSPLGELFDHGCDALACAFEALAFGSSAMCGRDAFWFWVISAVPFYFATWESYFTNTLVLPVVNGPTEGLMLIYLSHFFTALVGSEWWAQPFGKSMPLVSWVPFLNEILTDRAVLLLMVAFAVIPTVYCNINNVHKVVQATKGSMPRALAMLYPFVVLLGGVLLWDYLSPSDLMKNYPHLVVVGTGLAFGFLVGRMILAHLCDEPKGLKTNMCMSLLCLPFAVANALTARLNDGVPMVDEFWVLLAYTAFSVSLYLHFATSVVHEITSALGIYCFRITRKEA
- the LOC129880021 gene encoding choline/ethanolaminephosphotransferase 1 isoform X2, producing MGYIGAHGVQALHRYKYSGVDHSYVAKYVLQPFWSRCVNFFPLWMPPNMITLTGFLFLVTSALLGYIYSPLLDSPPPRWVNFAHGLLLFLYQTFDAVDGKQARRTNSSSPLGELFDHGCDALACAFEALAFGSSAMCGRDAFWFWVISAVPFYFATWESYFTNTLVLPVVNGPTEGLMLIYLSHFFTALVGSEWWAQPFGKSMPLVSWVPFLNEILTDRAVLLLMVAFAVIPTVYCNINNVHKVVQATKGSMPRALAMLYPFVVLLGGVLLWDYLSPSDLMKNYPHLVVVGTGLAFGFLVGRMILAHLCDEPKGLKTNMCMSLLCLPFAVANALTARLNDGVPMVDEFWVLLAYTAFSVSLYLHFATSVVHEITSALGIYCFRITRKEA